The following nucleotide sequence is from Fusarium graminearum PH-1 chromosome 1, whole genome shotgun sequence.
GATGGTGAACTCTTCTTGTCCGACATTGGTGACAAACCGAAGAAGATAATCGATATTGGCACAGGCACTGGTGAGTGTTGCGATAACTGGCCGCTGCTGTACTGACCACTTGTAGGAGCTTGGGCAATAGATGGTACCGATTTAACTGCAAACGACTCGGAGGTTATTTGCTAACAGCTCGCTAGTCGCCGATTTGTATCCAGGGGCGAGCGTAATTGGAACAGACCTGTCACCAACTCAGCCCAAGTCGATGCCGCTGAATGCATGCATGTTTGTCGAGGACTGCGAAGATCCGTACTGGGCAAACGGATACGACTTCGATCTGGTCCATTTCAGAGGAATGGCCgggtttcttcttgatcttgacgCCATGGTCGCTAACGCCTATGAGCAAGTAACATGCCACCAAGGAATAGTCACCCGCTAACAAATAAAGACACATAAGAAGCGGTGGATGGATCGAGTTCCAAGACTTCGACTACACAGTTTGCTGTGACAACGGCACCATGAAGAAAGACGACCCTTTGCAAGTGTTTTTCGATACCTGCGCTCGGGGAATGCGAAAGTACGGCTGTACCAACTTTGGCCAGAGTAATATTCGAGAATCTCTAGTCTTTGCTGGCTTCACTCAAGTTGAGGTGGTGAACAAGAAAGTGCCCATTGCACGTTGGCCAAAAGATGAGGGACTAAAGGATATTGggacgatgatggaagctAACATTTCCGATCTCATTGGGGCCATTGCCATCAAGCCTTTAATTGCTTTGGGAATGTCGGCAGATGAGAGAAAAGGGATGATCTCTCAGGCTTGTCAGAGTCTCAAGAAAGGCAAGGCTCATCGGTACATGAACTGTCGCATCGTTTTTGGcaagaaagatggtgacGAAGGTGCTTGCAAGTCCTGATGCGGAGTCTTGACGTTCGACTAGTTGACCTGAGATGTTTGGATGAGGTTAAATTTAATCTCATGAGGGGGTGGTGTTGGGATATTTATTAAGGAAGGCACAGAAGTGAAGAAAACAGGCACCTTCGATAATGGCAAGTCAACCTATCGTAGTGTAGGAACTGGTTATTGGAaggaagaagcttgagctgTAGATTGAGCAGGACACTTTCTTATATCCATTGATCTTAAACACAGACGAATTAACGAATGCCATGTCAATATTAATTTCACTCGAAATTAAAGATACCTCATAAACAATCCCGAAACCAAGCTCATGTGGAGTGACGTTGGTCGGTTTAGAGGCCATCCCAGTCGCTGACAAACCTTAGCTGAGCCACTAAGTTGTCGCCTGCAGCTGGAATTTGTTAGCTCAGCTTAATAGCtttgaccttgatcttgacctcaaCACAGCAACTGTACTACGTGCTAAACAGTATTTACAACGACCCTGCGACATAATATTGAAAGCACATCAATAAACCCAAAATAGCTGCTTCTTCATATCTTCAATAGCAGGCGCTCTGCCTGCGCCTCGCCCATCATGCCCTCCGCCGTCGAATCTCCCGCCGATGCCATCCTCAATCACTCTGCAACGTCCTACAACTTCCGCTTCTCACCCTTCCTCCGACAAACCTACCAAGTCGGCCTCTCCCCCGATCGACCAGTATGCAAAGCCTTCCAGTCCGGCCATTGCCCGAATGGTACGCGATGCCCTGAACGACACGTTTCCGACTCTAAGACGTCGCAACCGACTGGCGGTCTCAACTCGCTCGTGTGCAAACATTGGCTGCGCGGCTTGTGCAAAAAGGGCGAGCACTGCGAGTTCCTTCACGAGTATAACCTACGAAAGATGCCTGAGTGTAACTTTTTCATGAGAAATGGATACTGCTCCAATGGCGACGAGTGCCTATATCTTCACATCGATCCTCAAAGTCGACTTCCGCCTTGTCCTCACTACGATATGGGATTCTGTCCCCTCGGCCCCAACTGTTCTAAAAAGCACGTGCGTAGGAAGCTCTGTGTCTTTTATCTAGCTGGTTTCTGTCCTGATGGACCGGATTGCAAAGAGGGCGCTCATCCTAAATGGTCaaaggatcttgagaagccAACCCTCAAGtcggaagaaaagaaggacgaggagATGAGAGTGGAATTTTCCCAGGACGACATGGACAGACAGCGCGACCaacaaagagacagagatcGGGATGATGGAGGAAGACACCGAGGAGGTCACGGTGGCCATGGAGGACATGGTGGCAGAGGAAaatggcgaggaagaggtaGATACCGTGCTAGAGGCCACTAAGACAGGTTTTTGCATGTGGTTTTAATTTTATTCAGACGATGATACCCATACAGCCTTTGGGTAGTTATCCCCGGCGCAAATCATCAAAGTAATGGTCGAAAGCAGTTGGTCAAAATCAAAACAATTGGATCTGTATTTTTCCAACAGCCATAACATAAAATCATCAAGAGTTGGCGTCGTGACGGCGTCTATATGTAACAATATCAAATCTTTTTACGTATCCCATCATAATGCGTATCATGCGGACCCAATGTACATTGCATGGTCAGCATAATTTTCCATGTCATCGTTTATGATGCTTCGGGTGCCTTGTGAGACCAGACAGCCCCAGTGTCTGCGTGCCAGACGTTGTCGTCTGAGACAGCGATGAACTCGCTTGATGTTCCGTCTTCACCCTTCTCgctctcatcgtcctcgtcgtcactgCTTTCTGAACCTTCAAAGGCGCTTGTCTTCCATGTGGAAAGCTCATCAACCCGACGGATGCCCATCATCCAGGAAACGAGACTACGAGGAGCCCATCGGCCAACAAAGCCATAGACGCTGGCGCCGAGACCAACTCGGACAGTGTCGGCAACGATATCGCCATCAATCACGTCAAAGACAGAGTTGTGAAGACGTCGGAGCGAGCTTCCCTTGAGTCCGCGGATACGGCCTCCAGAGATGGCAGAGCTGGTCTGGGCGACAAAGTTTCTGGCGTAGACATGTCGAGCACCCTCAGGCCAGACAAGAGGAGATTCGGGGTTTCCTGCAGGCATAACAAGACCTTGGTTAGGTCCGCCTCGGGTAGGGACGAAGCTAGAGAAGTCGAATGTACCAAGTTGCATGTGGGTCACTGGGATGTCGAGGGGTCTAAGTTCGGCGGTGAGGACTTCGGTAAAAGCGGACAAGGCCGAGCACACGGTTGCCTCAGGCGCATGGAAGGGCGGGTTAAttgacgagatgatggaggggGTAAAGACCAGGACCTTGGGAGGAATCCATTTTTCTCCAATGGGGTTCAAGCGGGATGTGAGTAGTGGGAGGAAAGCTTGGATCGTGAGGATAGGCTGGAGTAGGTGGGTATTGAATAGGTCGGCAAAGTTTGAAGGTGGGATTGTCGCAATGGGAGATGTCTGGTAATGGAGGCTCGGAATCAGGATAACGGACTTGAGAGTGAGCTGGTTAGACTTCATTCCAGGTCCGGGAGCTTGAGGTGACTGTAGGAAATGGGCAAAGCGCTCAATGGCAGAGCCAGCATGAGGAGGCTAGGATTGTCAGTATAATCACGCTATGACCatccatccaagacaaactcACGTCGGTGGTATCAATGCTTAGAGGTCGGATATCGGCTCGTTTCATAGCCTGGACCATGGACTCGTCTTCAGCAGCGTTGCAGACGATAAAGACGATGAATCCTCGTCTCTCCATGTCCAAAGACAAGGACCTTGTCAAGGGGAGAGTTGGGGAACCAGCGATAACAACGACATCAGTGCGACCGCCGTTTCTCGCTCTTCTCGCACGCCTTGTCTTTCTCATAGAACGGCCCTCATAGTATCCCTTGTAAACGACGGTACCGCAGGTCAGGACGATAACGCCGGTCAAAATTTTATGTTCTGCAATCCAAGTCTGCAGTCTCTCAAAGCGAGACAGAGACACTACCGCCACCACTTCCTTGACAGGAGGACTCGGCCTCACTGACTCTGGTACCCATTCCGACGTGGAGAGGGTTTCTCTGACGACTACGGCAGCGCGGTCGACATTCTTATCGATGAACTCGGCGGCAATGTCGGAGTACCGACGGGCCTGGGTTGAGAGCTACACGACAGTAAGCAACATGGCCTGAAGCAAAGAGCCATAGTACCTACCTGATCCAACAGCTGCTGAGGATCTATCGACATTGTGGTGgtttgatgagagagaaaagattGCTACTGGAGGCTCTGCTCATATGACGGTGACCTTCATGCGGTGGAGAACTTCAAAGGCTTCTGATACCCAACCTCGTTAATGTGAATCTTTCGTGCACGGACCATCCGATCTCCGCGCCGGAACCCGGGATTTAGTAGTCCGATGGTCTACCCGAGGTCGGGTATCTAGACGAGAATATCATCTGTACAGGGTTGGATTCTTATAAGTGAAtaattgttgatgatttaTTTTACTGAAGCTGGTAAGTCTCTGATCCGATGTCGATCCGGAGTGCTTCATTGGTCTGTCGATTGGAGCATTATGCCCGATATTGCATAGCAGACCAATGTTTCAAAGTGTTCTGCATGCCCAACCATAGCGATGAAATACAGAACTCAGTCTaactcaaagccaagaccagtTAACCAGATCGCTGTCGTGTAAGTGGGTAACATGAGACAATACAACGACTTTGTTCGTCAGACAACACGCAACTTCGcaatcttgtcttgttgttcagTATGAGTTGTTGCTGACTCGCAATACAATCAGGCCAGAGTGTTACCCTCTTGAGAAACGTGGTCCAATATGAGTGCTTCACATAGTGGTGGATATACAACAACGAATCATCAGTTTACACAAACCTCTTTGAAGGAGTTGGCCAGTACCAACAATGACGTAGCATAACTCAAACACGACTCAGCAGTACTATGTTAATAACATTTGCTTTGTTCGAGTATAATTCGAGTTTCTCATATTTCTTGTGGTTAGGTATCAAGCACGAGCGTTATGTCCGTATTTGAAAAAAGGTGCAGTAGAACTCCACTCCGGAAGTGTATTTCCCATCAACCCGTGCTGGAAGTCTTACTAGCCCTGAAAGTATGGAGCAAGAGGATATACCAAGCCAAAACATGAGACCGTTGTAGATGGCTCCATAGGCCCACACTGCCCAAACTCAACTCACTTAGACGGGGTCAACTACTGGTGATatcttgctcttgatgcTTTCCAACTCACAACGGCCCATTGATTCCCCAGAGAACGGCAGGAGCGGAGAATGTGGAGCATCATGCGGTTATCGGCGGGTCCACCTTCCGGCGTCTTATATTGAGCTGCACATGCTTTCGTCAGTTGAGAGATGGCTTACAGATGGACTAATTAACTTCAAAGGGCACCCGACAGTCAATTCGAAGAATCTTATTAAACCCAAGGGGATATTTGTTAATAGAATTGGAGGCAATGTTGCCGGGAACGATCGCCCTCCGGTTCAATTCTCCGGTTGCTACGTCCTAAAATGATCGACGTGCAGATGGCCCAGGACAGTGCTGTGACGAGTATCTCAGGCCAGGACACTTACCCCGCGGTCTATACCTACCTAGCCACATGTCAAGTACAGCTCAACGACTTGATCTTCAGATGAAGCTTTGGGCCCACGAGGTGGtccgagagaagaggaacacacagacaagacgagCTTAGACTCTTGCGCAACTGGCATTCTCAATCTGGATTGAGATATTGTAGCTCAATACTAAGTAGGAGTTTCAAGAGATGAAGGTATAAATTTGGTCTAATTCGGGAGTCGACTGCATTATTGCACTGTCGAATGCTACTACAGCATCCTCTCGCAAAAGCATGTACGACACCTTTAGTACCCACGGATACACTGTTATTTTTAAGTTTATGCCCCTCACAACTCTATGGCTCTTGATGGGAACTAACTCCAACATCGATTACACTGCCAGTATTTTACACTCGGAGAGGTGTGGATACTCAATGAGAGGAAAGCTTCCCTTTGTTTAAACAATCTAGACTAGACCTGAATACTACTGTACAATACACCCCTGTTCTTCTATTTCAATCCTTCCTTCTGCAATACTTATCCCAAACGACATGGCAGCAACTTCGAATTAAGGTAGCATCGGGGGATATAGAAAATCCTGCACTAAGCAACATCCCTTGCAGTGCCCTCCTGTTTATCTGAACGCTCGCGCATCAACAAAATCGATTTTGCCATACTTATCTATCACCGGTCTCTCACCAGCAAAACAGGTGTACTGCTGGTTGCCTCCATGCTCGGTATCGAAGCCCTTAGACCCCCAggccttctccatctcttcacGGAACTTGGACTTCGGTTTTCCATCCTGAATGCACCTTTTCTCGAAGAAGATGTAGGCCGCGTAAAATGCGATATTGGTATTACCACCGCGGACATCTTTGCAGCCCATAAAGTATCGCAGGTTGGCCGGGGACACATTCTGTCCGTCCTCTGGGAGGTTCTTGTTAAGGGCTCGGATGAAAGCCGCTTGCGTCATACCCTCTTTGGCTAGAAGAGCGCGGATCTTCTTACGAATCTCGTTGCAAGTATCGTAAACGGCAACTGTACCCTGGGCCTCGCCTGGAAGTGGATCAACACTGCTCACATTGAGAAGTTTGTCGATGACCTTTGAAGCAGCAGCCGTTTTCGGCTTCTTGGGTTTGTTCGCCTTGAGGGGCAGTCCTTGAAGCTCACGTCTCTTGAAGAAGTGATGAGCTTTGACAAATGTGTCAGTCTGTTCACCATCCCAGGTACCAGTTCGGTTCATGAAGCTATTGTAAGACCTGCTGCTGACACCAATGGTCTTCTGGAACTCGCCGACTTTCTGGGCACCTGATTCAATCCAGGTACGAATTTTGCGGCGAATGGTGTTGCAAGTGTCCGAGCCTAGACTTTCGAGACGCTCATCTTCACTGTTAATTTCCGGCACATCGGATGGGAAGAGGTCCTCTTTGGTATTGTCAGGAGAAACATCAGACTTGCGCTTTCTGGACTTGGTAGCTGGTGCAGGTGGCGCAGGAGTCTGAACGGGAGCATGCGCAGGGGACGAAATAGCAGCGGAGGTTGttagaggaggaggaggcccGCATCATGTTTGGTATCCGGGTGAATGTGGTACAAAGGGTGGTGCTGGGTTATAATAGACGGGTGGTGGAGCTGAAGCAGGAGGTAGGCCGCTGCCAGGAACAGGAGGAGGTGCCGGGTTATTATACACGGGTGGCGGTTGAGTAAAGTTCCCATGACCAGTTGCATAGTTAGGAGCAGCTGgagttgaagctgaaaagggGAGAGGAGGATGGGATAGATTGGGAGCAGACATGCTGGAAAGGCTCTGAGGCGGAATACCAGGCTGCGGTTGGTAGCTCCAATGGGATTGATTCATTTGTAGCATTGCCTGCTTGGGCGACCAACTCCAGCCCGACATTTCTGCAGAAATAAAGTAattgtactctgtacggCAAAGAGTCTTGAAGGTTCGTTAACAGCAAGGTAAAGTGACGACTGCCGAATTATGACGTTGCGTTGGTCCACGCTTCTTGTTTTTTCACGCGTCTTGTACCTGGACCAAAAAGCGGTGCGTTCATTTTGAATGGGGAGTACCTGCGTCTCAGGAACACTGTCTTTGAGCGTTGATGGGTGCTCCACTTAGATGACCGATCGTTATTTCCGGGGTTGACAGGTTAAATTGGAGACATGAGGGGTAGCTTTTTGGCGTCAGTCTCTTTTTCAAGGGGTTTTTGCAGGTGGGAGACTTGCTGGTAGACAGGATTGGGTGATTTGATTGTGTTCAGCTTCGCTCTTTGTAGTAGGCCGCGATAAGCCtttttgatgttgattttgGTTCAGCCTCGCTCTTTGTAGTAGGTCGCGATAAACCTAATATGACTTGAATGTCGATGGAAATGCGCTGGGGTTAGCTTCAAGTATGAACTGGTTTAGCAGATCACTTAGCTCGGCTTCCGCATTCTGAGTGGAGTGTTCCTGTCCGAGGCCGAGCTGAGAGCTGAGAGTATGAGAAATGGAGCTCGTTGGCTGATATGGTCGGTGATGGCCCAGCCCTTGGAACTAAACAGCGCAAGGGGAAGGACAGTTGCTAGTTCTCACATTGTGGAAGCTTTTTCGATCAACACGAGCGGGAACAACTCATTGCAGACGACATGGACGTGCGAAACGGTCTCGCAGCAGCAGTTGTTGTGGATAACACACCACCTTCGAACTGGAGCAAATACTGCGCGAACAGTTCCTTGATCCAGGACTTGACAGTGAGAAGTCATCTGAGACAAGTGCTGCAGGCGTGAATGAAGACGCTGTGCTTTGCTTGCCAGCCACCAGCTTCCGTGTGACAGCTTGGAAACTAGTTCGACAAGATGTGAGCAAAACCAAAGAAAAATTAGAGAACGGAAATGACTTACCGCTATCTATCGCAACACCATGTTGGTCCGACAAAGCTACCCAGTTATGGACTTCGggggacttgaagaagcacgTCTGAAAATGCAAAGGGTGTGGGggaggtaggtaggtggGTAGATTTGAGTGGAGGAGCTAaggaggtggaggatgtcaaggTGGAGAGAGGAGCTGAGATGCGGGGTAGCTTTTGTTTTTGGGCGTTCAGTTATTCGGAGATTTTTTTGGTGGGCATGAACCATTGGGGGCCCCACTCCAGGCCCTCTTGCTTCCATCCTCGCCTTTAGAAGGTAACTTTGAGTTTGATACCTGCTTCTAGGTTCCAGAAGGatccttgagctgcttggcTGGAGTTTAACTGAACCAATCAGAAGATACCAGCAACACATCATCAGAGATTGGGTCATTGTCGAACTCAATGCATCCAAATTCGAAGGGAGCAATACCTTCTCGTGACCCTCAACTTAAGACGATACGGGCTGCCGTCGCGCAGCAATAGTTCATGGCTTCGTTTCTAAAGTTAAGCGATTAAATATCGTTAAGGGACTAATCACTATCCGAATCGGAGCTTCAAAATACCACACTTGCGGTCGAATATGTGTTGGATGCCTGATGCCCTTGTTTGCATGTATTTACTGATTTACCTAGCTGCCTGTATTCAGAAATCCTCACCCGGGCATCATATAGCATACTATCTAGACACCAATAAAGAGAGAATTACCCCCTCAGTTTGCTATCCAACTCTAAAAGCCCACTGGCTTTAAAAATACTGCGTGAGATACTTGCTCTTCTCCCACTTTCAAGTCTTGGAAGGGCTTCAACGCAAAAGTCTGGTTCTAGCGGTACCTAAGTATTTTTAGTCAAACAGACAATAGACAGTCACCGACACTGCGCTGCCAGTGCTCACAGACAACCCCGATGCCCTAATATTGATGCGTTTGTGTTTGCCTTTGATGCCTCATAGGCAGAAGCTTATACTGACAATAAGGCAAACTGAATGCAACCCCTAGTGAGGTGATATTTACGGTCGAGATATTATAAATGGCCCTCCTATTCTTCATAAATTGGACTTAGCTCTaccatcttctctttttccaAACACAAGTTATGTCCTGACCCTGTTATTcagcccatcaacaagtaTCTTCTTCCTATTTGACTTCTGGATTGATATTTACCTCCCTCTGGTACTTTGCTCTTTGCCCTCATCGAAAGTAAATACAGCAATATCTCAGTTTTACTGCATTTCATCTCGCCTTTTCGCCCAGCATTGCTGATGATCTATCTGAGCTCAGACGCCCTCCCCCCTCCCACATGGAAATGGTGGGTTTGTACCGTCGCATCTGTCAGATATAGTTACGCTGAAACGTTCGTAGATCGTGGCCAGGATTGTGGAGATACCATCTACTCCAAGGGAGCAATACATCTAACAGGGTTAGGGTGACGTTAAATTTGCTCTTAAATGCCTTAATTACTTGAAAATCAAGAGGACTAAGTGCCTGGATAAGGTAGAGGAGAAGCAACATCAGTTGGACAACTGCTTCATGGCTATTGAAGAAGTCTAAGCCAGATTCTTGGAGTCGTGACTGTAGGATTTCCACACGTCAACTGGTGATTGATCTTACGGAAGTTCGCTCTCGCTCAGCCTGTTTTCTGCGGTATCGCCCTGAATTAAGAATAGGAGACAGCCGCTTTTACCTGGAAAGACGAATACAGTTATGGCATCAGCCAAAGTCTTCTCCTACCCGGCAGAGGCATGACTACCCAGGAGACTCGCTATAGGATCATGTTTAATGTGTTCAAAGTATTTCTTATGAAATGTTCAATTGCTAGCTTTTCTATTAAGCAAGTGAATGACGAGTGTTCGACAATTAATAACTTCTTACTGAGACCTGTAGAGATCAATAGGAAAAGGCTACAATGGGATGGTAAAAGTACGAGGTTGACTCATGATGGGTATGAGAATGATATCCTGACGAGATGTGCGCAAATAGCT
It contains:
- a CDS encoding mRNA 3'-end-processing protein yth-1, translating into MPSAVESPADAILNHSATSYNFRFSPFLRQTYQVGLSPDRPVCKAFQSGHCPNGTRCPERHVSDSKTSQPTGGLNSLVCKHWLRGLCKKGEHCEFLHEYNLRKMPECNFFMRNGYCSNGDECLYLHIDPQSRLPPCPHYDMGFCPLGPNCSKKHVRRKLCVFYLAGFCPDGPDCKEGAHPKWSKDLEKPTLKSEEKKDEEMRVEFSQDDMDRQRDQQRDRDRDDGGRHRGGHGGHGGHGGRGKWRGRGRYRARGH